From Chryseobacterium gallinarum, one genomic window encodes:
- a CDS encoding PDZ domain-containing protein produces the protein MKLKLFLLGLFLSIFVNAQNSFELINTKKAVIPFQFINNLIFIPVNVNGAELTFLLDTGVAETILFSLDNKEIRLQNVEKVKFSGLGGNVSIDGFKSDHNIARIGKSLVNNSMSIYLIIDESFNISSHVGIPVNGIIGYHFFKNHPVSINYTSKKITIYESTELLSSKLKRYEELPMSIEKYKPYLYADVEMTNERKSSKLLIDLGNSDAIWLFPALIKNFVYNRPNIDDFIGRGFNGDIYGKRSRIHNFYLGDFRFEKPLTAMPDEFSIQHVNLVEGRKGSIGGEIMRRFTTVFDYANEKLYLRKNKNFDDPFHFNMSGLDFKQDGLEWKEDIVKIETKKTALTGNEVYTDSFQYKFSLKPVFLIAGVRKDSPAYHAGLKKEDKIISINGTLASNMTMEKILELMKSYEGRNITMVIERKNEKLTLHFTLEDPIPYQE, from the coding sequence ATGAAATTAAAGCTTTTTTTACTGGGATTATTTTTAAGCATTTTTGTAAATGCACAAAATTCTTTTGAGCTGATTAATACCAAAAAAGCAGTTATTCCTTTTCAATTCATTAATAACCTTATTTTTATTCCGGTTAACGTGAATGGTGCCGAACTTACTTTTTTGCTGGATACAGGCGTTGCGGAAACCATTCTTTTCAGTCTTGATAATAAAGAGATCAGATTACAAAATGTAGAAAAAGTAAAATTCTCCGGTCTTGGCGGAAATGTAAGTATAGATGGCTTCAAATCAGATCACAATATAGCCCGTATAGGGAAATCTCTGGTCAATAATTCAATGTCTATCTATCTGATTATTGATGAAAGCTTCAACATCTCTTCTCATGTCGGAATTCCTGTCAATGGGATTATAGGCTATCATTTTTTTAAAAATCACCCTGTTTCAATAAATTATACCTCAAAAAAGATAACAATATATGAAAGCACCGAACTTTTAAGCAGTAAACTTAAAAGGTATGAAGAGCTTCCTATGAGTATTGAAAAATATAAACCCTATCTCTATGCAGACGTAGAAATGACTAATGAAAGAAAAAGCTCAAAACTCCTGATTGACCTTGGGAACAGTGATGCGATATGGCTCTTCCCTGCCCTTATCAAAAATTTCGTGTACAACAGACCTAATATTGATGATTTTATCGGACGCGGATTCAATGGAGATATTTATGGGAAAAGAAGCAGAATTCATAATTTTTATTTGGGTGATTTTAGATTTGAGAAACCCCTTACTGCTATGCCGGATGAGTTTTCTATTCAGCATGTCAATCTGGTAGAAGGCAGAAAAGGCTCTATAGGAGGAGAAATTATGCGCAGGTTTACCACTGTTTTCGATTATGCCAATGAAAAACTATATCTGAGAAAAAACAAAAACTTTGATGACCCGTTCCATTTTAATATGAGTGGACTGGACTTTAAACAGGACGGACTGGAATGGAAGGAAGATATTGTAAAGATTGAAACCAAAAAAACGGCCCTCACCGGCAATGAAGTATATACAGATTCTTTTCAATACAAATTTAGCTTAAAGCCCGTATTCTTAATCGCAGGGGTAAGAAAAGATTCTCCGGCTTACCATGCCGGGCTGAAAAAAGAGGATAAAATTATCAGCATTAACGGAACTCTGGCCTCGAATATGACAATGGAAAAAATACTAGAGCTTATGAAATCTTATGAAGGACGCAACATTACTATGGTAATTGAACGGAAAAATGAAAAATTAACCTTACATTTCACATTAGAAGATCCCATTCCTTATCAAGAATAA
- a CDS encoding tetratricopeptide repeat-containing sensor histidine kinase, which translates to MKRFLILLSILLSLSLSSQQIIPLDEKSYSDSLQNIIKNTAPNTSKVNACFLLSNYYRNRDSLLSKKYLETGKAFIKNSPFLSAKYHYYEGQYNLDRNKKKAAASYLKAIKELAEFRNEESEFMQSLAWYNYAVTQKDKEGYPFLVKTILEKSIPLIKKYETSKNLGFLYTQLAIILTYNAEFAKAENYNNKALGILEKNAPHSAELLYAYLNSTSNFCYQAKGDEAKKFLDKAEKLITPYPESSANASYYYAKTLYCITKQKNAEALPVIDKGIFYAKKFNQNLLAQMFYFNKYDILKKLKKYNEAKNTLEDVLAEKTLAVDLNNRKTIYKQLSVLNEEMGNAKEALAWEQKYSTLNDSLNTENVKLEINKIESKFNAAEKERKIALLNAEKNQKDLEVSRKNSYLWGLSLILLLVLSLLIFLFIIFRKNKKISEQKINDIKQKEELSLTRAILDGEERERERIARDLHDGLGGMLAGVKINFSTWSSCHLHPEKHSDFYRILGQLDNSVSELRHVARNLMPESLLNFGLETALSDLCEFYTRKDLTIDFQAMNINKKLPLNIQLNIYRIVQELLANAIKHADASNILLQCSQTGDNFFITIEDDGKGFGNSKEQNPKSMGLRNLKNRVDYMKGIMEINSDSQGTTINIELNTHGE; encoded by the coding sequence ATGAAGAGATTCCTGATCCTATTAAGCATACTGCTGTCTTTAAGCCTGTCTTCACAGCAGATCATCCCCCTTGACGAGAAATCTTATTCAGACAGCCTGCAAAACATTATAAAAAATACAGCTCCCAACACTTCAAAAGTGAATGCCTGTTTTCTTCTATCAAATTATTACAGAAACAGAGATAGTCTTTTAAGCAAAAAATACCTGGAAACCGGGAAAGCATTCATAAAAAACAGTCCTTTTCTTTCCGCCAAATATCACTATTACGAAGGACAGTATAACCTTGACCGTAATAAAAAGAAAGCAGCTGCATCTTACCTGAAAGCCATTAAAGAATTAGCAGAATTCAGAAATGAAGAATCGGAATTTATGCAGTCTCTGGCCTGGTACAACTATGCAGTAACCCAAAAAGATAAAGAAGGATATCCCTTTCTGGTAAAAACTATTCTTGAAAAGAGCATCCCACTGATCAAGAAGTATGAAACCAGCAAAAACCTGGGTTTTTTATATACTCAGCTGGCCATTATTCTTACGTATAATGCTGAGTTTGCCAAGGCAGAAAACTACAATAATAAAGCATTAGGAATTCTGGAAAAAAATGCACCCCATTCTGCAGAACTATTGTATGCCTACCTGAATTCTACCAGCAATTTTTGCTATCAGGCTAAAGGAGATGAGGCTAAAAAATTTTTAGATAAAGCTGAAAAGCTCATTACGCCCTACCCGGAATCTTCAGCTAATGCATCCTATTACTACGCTAAAACACTTTATTGTATCACCAAACAAAAAAACGCGGAGGCATTACCCGTTATAGACAAAGGAATTTTCTATGCTAAAAAATTTAATCAGAATCTGTTGGCTCAGATGTTTTACTTCAATAAATATGATATTTTAAAAAAATTAAAAAAATATAATGAAGCTAAAAACACATTAGAAGATGTTTTGGCTGAAAAAACGCTCGCTGTAGATCTTAACAACAGGAAAACAATTTACAAACAACTTTCCGTACTTAATGAAGAGATGGGAAATGCCAAGGAGGCCCTGGCATGGGAACAAAAATATTCTACACTCAACGACAGCTTAAATACCGAAAACGTAAAGCTTGAAATCAATAAAATTGAATCGAAATTCAATGCTGCTGAAAAAGAAAGAAAAATAGCACTCCTTAATGCTGAAAAAAATCAAAAAGACCTGGAGGTCAGCAGGAAAAATTCCTATCTCTGGGGATTAAGCCTTATTTTATTACTTGTTTTAAGTCTTTTGATTTTCCTCTTTATTATTTTTAGAAAAAACAAAAAAATATCTGAGCAAAAAATAAATGATATTAAGCAAAAAGAAGAATTATCACTCACCAGGGCTATTCTGGATGGAGAAGAGAGGGAAAGGGAACGTATTGCAAGAGATCTTCATGACGGCCTCGGCGGTATGCTGGCAGGCGTTAAAATCAATTTTTCCACCTGGTCTTCCTGCCATCTGCATCCCGAAAAGCACAGTGATTTTTACAGGATTCTGGGGCAACTGGATAATTCTGTGAGTGAGCTTCGCCATGTCGCCAGAAATTTAATGCCCGAATCTTTACTTAATTTCGGGCTGGAAACCGCTTTGAGTGATCTTTGTGAATTTTATACCCGGAAAGATCTTACTATTGATTTTCAGGCTATGAATATCAATAAAAAGTTACCTTTGAACATTCAGCTCAATATTTATAGAATCGTTCAGGAATTATTGGCCAATGCCATAAAACATGCTGATGCCAGTAACATATTATTGCAATGTTCTCAAACCGGAGACAACTTCTTTATCACTATTGAAGACGACGGAAAAGGATTTGGAAACAGCAAAGAACAAAATCCTAAAAGTATGGGTCTTCGCAATCTGAAAAACAGGGTGGATTATATGAAAGGAATCATGGAAATCAATTCAGACAGCCAGGGCACAACGATTAATATAGAACTCAATACCCATGGAGAATAG
- a CDS encoding response regulator transcription factor: MEEINRFFNDKNEVSRDADIDFSQSGDYLEAIKALSRTTYQSLYVINYQTRGFEYVSDNPLFLCGKTSEEVKELGYAFYFQNVKPEDVEMLIKINEAGFGFYETIPVEERKMYSISYDFNLINSKNNLILVNHKLTPMFLTEEGQVWKALCVVSLSSNSMSGNVVLSKEGADEVWKYDLIEEKWEKNEKIKLSSREFEILSLYASGMTINEIAGKLFITADTVKFHRKKLFEKIGVNNIAEALAYAKTNKLL; the protein is encoded by the coding sequence ATGGAAGAAATAAACAGGTTTTTTAATGATAAAAATGAAGTCAGTCGCGATGCAGATATTGATTTCAGCCAGTCCGGGGATTATCTGGAAGCGATAAAAGCTCTTTCCAGGACTACTTATCAGAGTCTGTATGTCATTAATTATCAAACCCGCGGATTTGAATATGTTTCTGATAATCCGCTTTTTTTATGTGGAAAAACTTCAGAAGAAGTAAAAGAGTTGGGATATGCTTTTTACTTTCAGAATGTTAAGCCTGAAGATGTAGAAATGCTGATTAAGATCAATGAAGCAGGGTTTGGATTTTATGAAACCATTCCGGTGGAAGAGAGAAAAATGTATTCCATTTCCTACGATTTTAACCTGATCAATAGTAAAAATAATCTGATCCTTGTGAATCATAAGCTTACACCCATGTTCCTGACAGAAGAAGGACAGGTCTGGAAAGCATTATGTGTGGTTTCTCTCTCCAGCAATAGTATGTCCGGAAATGTAGTTCTCAGTAAAGAAGGAGCGGATGAAGTCTGGAAATATGATTTGATAGAAGAAAAATGGGAAAAAAACGAAAAAATAAAGCTGTCATCCAGAGAGTTTGAAATTTTAAGTCTGTATGCCAGTGGAATGACCATCAATGAAATTGCCGGTAAACTTTTTATCACAGCAGATACGGTGAAATTTCACAGAAAAAAACTCTTTGAAAAGATTGGAGTAAATAATATTGCCGAAGCTCTTGCCTATGCAAAGACTAATAAATTACTGTAA
- a CDS encoding protein O-mannosyl-transferase family, which yields MKNWSFKKWNTVLGWVMFSIALITYLSTIEHYLSFWDCGEYISSAVKLEVTHAPGAALFQIVGAVASIFAFGNEANYSIVINMVSALCSAFTILFLFWTITHILRDLLKKEFEDISKGQQTAILFAGVIGSLCFTFSDTFWFSAVEGEVYAMASMFIALLLWLITKWENEYKEKDNERWLILIFYIIGLSVGVHMMCMLVIPAVCLIYYARNYTFTWKNFIWANLITLLILAIVFKGIFPLIMTLFGKLEIFFVNGLGLPFHSGTIAAFILMVAICYFLIKYARKTKKGIYQTITLSIVYMMIGFSCWVVIPIRANANPPMNLNDPDTAIGMLDYYNREQYGDWPTIYGQNYTAFLDANGIEKNEDGSFKTQKTGEIFEKDEKTGTYRKIGDRFNYVFSKSQVSLMPRMFNEDKDVMANYISMYGAPDFTFNYGNEDIADNPEAKKIFDELRAKYEDKTITASDYLKVKPYNLINVQRPSFAQNMEYFISFQNGYYFVRYLMWNFVGRQNDLEGHMEITNGNWISGIPFIDNAMWGNQDKMPAKFKNESTVAFFFLPLILGLIGFFFQLNRDFNRFYAILALFITTSVGIVFYTGIKPFEVRERDYAMVGSFYAFAIWIGLGAGALLWFLQSKIKSAGANIALGVVLLGIPFMMGFQNYTAHDRSHKSAAYDYAYSFLKSLPKNDIVFLYGDNDTFPVWAIQETERFRDDVKTVNFTLLATPWNIDQVKRKTYNSMPIPGQLTREDYKDGVNDQIYLVKKEDWEGIFANLKEQGAPETELQQFRKYLTQDSMTLKEAVNFIKYKSPEKDEILKMIFGEERYEKYNFLPVSKFILPVNKQNAVNAGIMSVSDVAIAANQIIIDYKGSTMYKNNLMMLDMLANFDWKRPINFSSGGIYDSENIFYLDNYLQFDGFTYRLVPISTPAGSGGEMGRVDGNSLYNIVKNYKWGNFKNKNIHYDETATSNIIGYRTSVSRAAEALAMTGQKEKATELLDLAVKEIPTEKYNDPRSLSSIVYGYILVGQETKAVKMAEDLQKDIFKEYDYYLSLDPSDQKYLRKQMRAKPMEYSMVVAAVTNAFNKLGQKDKGYAYLVRSIEPIDKKFNVFIKGLQMKEKAINKPEDVQRITPFYQYLFDIMGEYDSTYAREKEEQITNAMIKATQ from the coding sequence ATGAAGAATTGGTCTTTTAAAAAATGGAATACCGTTTTAGGATGGGTAATGTTCAGTATTGCTCTTATCACGTATCTATCTACTATAGAACATTATTTGAGTTTCTGGGATTGTGGAGAATACATATCTTCTGCAGTGAAGCTGGAAGTAACCCATGCTCCCGGAGCAGCACTTTTTCAGATCGTAGGAGCTGTTGCCAGTATATTTGCTTTCGGAAATGAGGCTAATTACTCCATTGTGATTAATATGGTGTCAGCACTGTGCAGTGCATTTACCATACTATTTTTATTCTGGACCATTACTCATATACTTAGAGATCTGTTAAAAAAAGAATTTGAAGATATTTCCAAAGGCCAGCAGACCGCTATTCTTTTCGCAGGAGTAATAGGATCACTCTGCTTCACATTTTCAGATACATTCTGGTTTTCTGCTGTAGAAGGGGAAGTGTATGCTATGGCGAGTATGTTTATTGCGTTGCTGCTATGGCTCATCACCAAATGGGAAAATGAATATAAAGAAAAAGATAATGAGCGCTGGCTTATTCTGATATTTTATATCATAGGTCTTTCCGTAGGAGTACACATGATGTGTATGCTGGTAATCCCTGCAGTCTGCCTGATCTATTATGCTCGAAACTATACATTTACCTGGAAAAACTTTATCTGGGCGAACCTTATTACACTGCTTATACTGGCTATCGTATTTAAAGGTATTTTCCCGCTGATCATGACCCTGTTTGGTAAACTGGAAATATTCTTTGTAAACGGGTTGGGGCTGCCTTTCCATTCAGGAACTATTGCAGCATTTATTTTAATGGTAGCGATCTGTTATTTCCTGATCAAATATGCAAGGAAAACTAAAAAAGGTATATACCAGACGATTACATTGTCCATTGTTTATATGATGATTGGTTTTTCATGCTGGGTCGTAATTCCTATCAGGGCAAATGCCAATCCGCCAATGAACCTTAATGATCCTGATACCGCCATTGGTATGCTGGATTATTATAACAGAGAGCAGTATGGAGACTGGCCTACCATTTACGGGCAAAACTATACTGCATTCCTTGATGCGAATGGGATTGAGAAAAATGAAGACGGAAGTTTTAAAACACAGAAAACCGGGGAAATCTTTGAAAAAGATGAAAAAACCGGAACGTACAGGAAAATCGGAGACCGTTTTAACTATGTTTTCAGTAAGTCTCAGGTAAGCTTAATGCCTAGAATGTTCAATGAAGATAAGGATGTCATGGCTAATTATATATCAATGTATGGTGCTCCGGATTTTACATTCAATTATGGTAACGAGGACATTGCAGATAACCCTGAAGCCAAAAAAATATTTGATGAATTAAGAGCAAAGTATGAAGATAAAACAATCACGGCTTCAGATTATTTAAAAGTAAAACCTTACAACCTAATTAATGTTCAGAGACCATCTTTTGCCCAGAATATGGAGTATTTCATCAGCTTTCAAAACGGATATTATTTTGTGAGATATCTTATGTGGAATTTTGTAGGAAGGCAGAATGATCTGGAAGGACATATGGAAATTACTAATGGGAACTGGATTTCGGGAATTCCGTTTATCGATAATGCAATGTGGGGAAATCAGGATAAAATGCCTGCAAAATTCAAAAATGAAAGTACGGTTGCCTTCTTTTTTCTACCCCTTATTTTAGGTCTGATTGGTTTCTTTTTCCAGCTCAATAGAGATTTTAACCGTTTTTATGCAATACTGGCGCTGTTCATTACGACCAGTGTAGGGATTGTTTTTTATACAGGAATAAAACCTTTTGAAGTAAGAGAAAGAGATTACGCTATGGTGGGGTCATTCTATGCTTTTGCCATTTGGATCGGATTGGGAGCAGGAGCTTTATTATGGTTCTTACAGTCTAAAATCAAATCCGCCGGTGCTAATATTGCATTGGGAGTTGTATTGTTAGGAATTCCTTTTATGATGGGCTTCCAGAATTATACGGCACATGACCGCAGCCATAAATCCGCAGCTTATGATTATGCTTATTCATTCCTGAAATCACTGCCTAAAAATGATATTGTCTTTTTATACGGAGATAATGATACTTTCCCGGTATGGGCAATTCAGGAAACAGAAAGATTCAGGGATGATGTAAAAACAGTAAACTTTACACTGCTTGCAACGCCATGGAATATAGATCAGGTAAAACGCAAAACCTATAATTCAATGCCTATCCCGGGGCAATTAACCCGTGAAGATTATAAAGATGGAGTAAATGATCAGATCTATCTGGTAAAGAAAGAGGATTGGGAAGGTATTTTTGCAAATCTTAAAGAACAGGGAGCTCCTGAAACTGAACTTCAGCAATTTAGAAAATATCTTACTCAGGATTCAATGACTTTGAAGGAAGCAGTGAATTTTATTAAATATAAATCCCCTGAGAAAGATGAGATCCTGAAAATGATTTTCGGAGAAGAACGATATGAAAAATACAACTTCCTTCCAGTGTCTAAATTTATTCTTCCGGTTAATAAGCAAAATGCTGTAAATGCAGGAATTATGAGTGTTTCTGACGTGGCAATCGCAGCAAACCAGATCATAATTGATTATAAAGGAAGTACTATGTATAAGAATAATCTTATGATGCTGGACATGCTTGCTAATTTTGACTGGAAACGTCCTATAAACTTCTCTTCAGGAGGAATTTATGACAGTGAAAATATTTTTTACCTTGACAATTACCTGCAATTTGATGGTTTTACATACCGTTTGGTTCCTATAAGCACCCCTGCGGGGAGCGGTGGTGAAATGGGACGGGTAGATGGAAATTCATTATATAATATTGTGAAAAACTACAAATGGGGAAATTTTAAAAACAAAAATATTCATTACGACGAAACAGCAACTTCTAATATTATTGGCTATAGAACCTCTGTAAGCAGGGCTGCAGAAGCTTTGGCCATGACAGGGCAGAAGGAAAAAGCAACTGAGCTCCTTGACCTTGCTGTTAAAGAAATTCCGACTGAAAAATATAATGATCCCCGCTCACTAAGCTCTATAGTATATGGATATATTCTTGTAGGTCAGGAAACCAAAGCAGTGAAAATGGCAGAGGATCTCCAAAAAGATATCTTTAAGGAATATGATTATTATCTAAGTCTTGATCCTTCTGACCAGAAATATCTCAGAAAACAGATGCGGGCTAAACCAATGGAATATTCTATGGTAGTTGCAGCCGTAACCAATGCATTTAATAAATTAGGACAAAAAGATAAAGGATATGCTTATCTCGTACGTTCTATAGAACCGATTGACAAAAAGTTCAATGTATTTATTAAGGGACTGCAAATGAAGGAAAAAGCAATCAATAAACCTGAAGATGTACAGAGAATCACACCTTTTTACCAATATTTATTTGATATAATGGGTGAGTATGATTCTACGTATGCCAGAGAAAAAGAAGAACAGATAACCAATGCGATGATAAAAGCAACACAATAA
- a CDS encoding alpha/beta hydrolase produces the protein MNLDYLVREPENITSNTPVLFMLHGYGSNEQDLFSFRETLPNDWLIISFRAPKNTQFEGYSWYDIDFNTPDNFIDVTQAKESLNAVLESILKIINHYGLTESKVHLCGFSQGGILCYALALKHPELFNNVACLSAYPEEKILDGIVKDKKKLERLRFFVSHGTDDAVIPLEWGRKAAELLYDLNCYFTFREYMSGHGVNQKNYMDLMDFFTK, from the coding sequence ATGAATTTAGATTATCTAGTAAGAGAACCGGAAAATATAACATCCAACACTCCTGTTCTTTTTATGCTGCATGGCTATGGCAGTAATGAACAGGACCTTTTCAGTTTTAGGGAAACTTTACCTAATGACTGGCTTATCATAAGCTTCAGAGCTCCGAAAAACACACAGTTTGAGGGGTATTCCTGGTACGATATAGATTTTAATACGCCTGATAACTTTATTGATGTTACCCAGGCAAAGGAATCGCTGAACGCGGTACTTGAAAGTATTTTAAAAATCATCAATCATTATGGCCTCACAGAAAGCAAAGTTCACTTATGTGGATTCAGTCAGGGAGGTATACTGTGTTACGCATTGGCGTTAAAGCACCCTGAATTATTTAATAATGTAGCCTGTTTAAGCGCTTATCCGGAGGAAAAAATTCTTGACGGAATTGTAAAGGATAAAAAGAAACTTGAGAGGCTCCGCTTTTTTGTTTCACATGGTACAGATGATGCCGTTATTCCACTTGAATGGGGAAGAAAAGCTGCAGAACTGCTTTATGACCTCAACTGCTATTTTACTTTCAGAGAGTATATGAGCGGACATGGGGTTAATCAAAAGAATTATATGGACCTCATGGACTTTTTCACAAAGTAG
- a CDS encoding fatty acid desaturase, whose protein sequence is MKHQETSRLIRKEINQSYEQLKEAYPLLKKQNGIGLAIFLIAVTAIMVTSVGWYKAVIPTWLMIVVNAFFMGILHEIEHDLIHWLYFKKQKPVHHLMLFSVWILRPLTVNPWIRRTLHYHHHKFSGTLHDVEERSVTNGERWSFKRLITTPDIVLGGLFRLHRMYHDMDREVKNGNLKMETSATLKRITFLSIIPVTVFAHVILYLFFADQLLVWINIKFMTAFSFPYYIDSMLDSLNVVIYTILLPNLLRQFCLHFITSNMHYFGDVEEGNVIEQTQVLNVWWTFPMQLFCFFFGWTHSIHHFVVNETFYVRHIGRKKAQNILRKYGVRFNDLGTFRRANRFREYTE, encoded by the coding sequence GTGAAACATCAGGAAACATCACGGTTGATCAGGAAAGAGATTAATCAATCCTATGAACAGCTTAAAGAAGCATACCCTTTATTAAAAAAGCAGAATGGTATAGGACTGGCGATATTTTTAATTGCTGTTACGGCTATTATGGTGACATCTGTTGGCTGGTACAAGGCTGTTATTCCCACCTGGCTTATGATTGTTGTTAATGCTTTTTTCATGGGAATTCTTCATGAGATTGAGCATGACCTTATCCATTGGCTTTATTTTAAAAAACAAAAACCTGTGCATCATTTGATGCTTTTCAGCGTCTGGATCTTACGTCCATTAACGGTTAATCCCTGGATCAGGCGCACATTACATTACCATCATCATAAATTTTCAGGGACACTGCATGATGTAGAGGAACGTAGTGTCACCAATGGTGAGCGTTGGTCTTTCAAAAGGTTGATCACAACTCCTGATATCGTTCTGGGAGGCCTGTTCCGTCTTCATCGTATGTACCATGATATGGACCGGGAAGTGAAAAACGGTAACCTTAAAATGGAAACTTCTGCCACATTGAAACGGATCACATTTTTAAGCATTATCCCCGTAACCGTTTTTGCCCATGTTATACTGTATCTCTTTTTTGCAGATCAGCTATTGGTTTGGATCAATATAAAATTCATGACAGCTTTCAGTTTTCCGTATTATATCGATAGTATGCTGGATAGCCTCAATGTGGTTATTTATACCATTCTTCTTCCTAACCTGTTGCGCCAGTTTTGTTTGCATTTTATAACCTCCAATATGCACTATTTCGGGGATGTGGAAGAAGGGAATGTCATTGAACAAACACAGGTACTCAATGTCTGGTGGACTTTTCCCATGCAGCTGTTCTGCTTCTTTTTTGGCTGGACGCACAGTATCCATCATTTTGTAGTGAATGAAACCTTTTATGTACGTCATATCGGCCGTAAGAAGGCACAGAATATATTACGGAAATATGGAGTACGTTTCAATGATCTGGGTACCTTCAGGAGAGCCAATCGCTTCCGGGAATATACGGAATAA
- a CDS encoding L,D-transpeptidase, whose amino-acid sequence MKNISVKKTFIYTCLCAIFLVSCKKEIEKISDTFKDTVTASESPEEEKDTVKKDSVPVVKKESVPPVIQENGFYNAFVIPKDKKIRDSVYAEFSKKYNEKERAAILALNRLDSKSKWNSDTLVVPAKIDTTLMAYSPFPMQLDILSGVKKFVIFSYPIQAFGVYSNGSLIKWGPTSMGKKSAQTTRGLTFANWKKKLSISTVSSEWKLPYNFNIHNIGGIGWHEYTLPGYPASHSCLRLLRKDAQWLYSYADTWILNPGGATTKARGTAVMVFGDYNWGGRKPWRKLLNDPNANNISVEELTKLLEPEVPKMLKEQANREKVVDSIKTAKAMATPIQSEQTAKPVTN is encoded by the coding sequence ATGAAGAACATATCTGTGAAAAAAACTTTTATTTATACCTGTTTATGTGCAATATTTCTGGTTTCATGTAAAAAAGAAATAGAGAAAATAAGCGATACTTTTAAAGATACAGTTACTGCATCAGAATCTCCTGAAGAAGAAAAAGATACAGTAAAGAAAGACTCCGTACCTGTAGTGAAGAAAGAATCTGTTCCGCCTGTTATACAGGAGAATGGTTTTTATAATGCGTTTGTTATTCCGAAGGATAAGAAAATCAGAGATTCCGTATATGCTGAATTTAGTAAAAAGTATAATGAGAAGGAACGTGCGGCGATTCTTGCTCTCAATAGATTAGATTCTAAAAGCAAATGGAATTCCGATACCCTTGTCGTTCCTGCGAAAATAGATACAACCCTGATGGCGTATTCGCCGTTTCCCATGCAGCTGGATATATTAAGCGGGGTGAAGAAATTTGTGATTTTTTCATATCCTATACAGGCATTTGGAGTGTATTCTAACGGAAGCCTTATAAAATGGGGGCCCACAAGTATGGGAAAAAAATCAGCCCAGACAACGAGAGGCCTTACTTTTGCAAACTGGAAAAAGAAATTATCCATTTCCACCGTCAGCAGCGAATGGAAACTACCTTATAACTTTAATATTCACAATATAGGAGGAATCGGATGGCATGAATATACCCTACCCGGATATCCTGCTTCCCATTCTTGTTTAAGACTGCTGAGAAAAGATGCACAATGGCTGTATTCATATGCAGATACCTGGATCCTGAATCCGGGAGGTGCTACTACAAAAGCCAGAGGTACGGCAGTTATGGTATTCGGGGATTATAACTGGGGAGGAAGAAAACCATGGAGAAAACTTTTAAATGACCCGAACGCCAATAATATTTCTGTGGAAGAGCTGACAAAACTATTGGAGCCGGAAGTTCCCAAAATGCTGAAAGAACAAGCCAACAGGGAAAAAGTAGTAGATTCCATTAAAACGGCTAAAGCAATGGCTACACCCATTCAGAGTGAGCAGACTGCAAAGCCTGTGACTAACTAA
- a CDS encoding response regulator, with protein sequence MENSKINIVVVDDHPIVIEGLKMMLNSQPHFNVSESFTSGSEIISFIKSNKVDIILLDITLPDVNGTELCREIKKISPDISVIMFSNRSERSIIMQSIQNGASGYILKNTSIDELAVCIKGALSGNIVFCNETKQIISRPSPTDLPVPRLTKREKQILQMVAQGKTSVLIAEELFLSPLTVDTHRKNLLQKFQAKNSTELINRALQQRLIDE encoded by the coding sequence ATGGAGAATAGTAAAATCAATATTGTTGTCGTAGACGATCATCCTATTGTCATTGAAGGATTGAAAATGATGCTTAACAGCCAGCCTCATTTCAATGTTTCCGAAAGCTTTACTTCCGGATCGGAAATTATCAGTTTTATCAAGTCCAATAAAGTAGATATTATTCTTTTGGATATTACCCTGCCTGATGTAAACGGTACTGAACTCTGCAGAGAGATCAAGAAAATATCGCCGGATATTTCAGTCATTATGTTTAGCAATCGCTCAGAAAGAAGCATTATCATGCAATCTATACAAAACGGGGCCAGCGGGTATATTCTGAAAAACACTTCTATCGATGAGCTGGCAGTATGTATCAAAGGGGCACTCTCGGGAAATATTGTATTCTGTAATGAAACAAAGCAAATCATCAGCCGCCCTTCTCCCACTGATCTACCGGTGCCAAGGCTAACCAAAAGGGAAAAGCAAATCCTTCAAATGGTAGCACAAGGGAAAACGAGTGTTCTCATTGCTGAAGAGCTGTTTTTAAGCCCTCTTACTGTGGACACCCACCGTAAGAATCTGCTTCAGAAATTTCAGGCCAAAAATTCTACGGAACTTATCAATCGTGCATTACAGCAACGGCTGATAGATGAATAA